Proteins from one Acidobacteriota bacterium genomic window:
- a CDS encoding CRTAC1 family protein: DAIFKEITKDTGLTFRHQVALEDDYFMPQIIGSGGALFDYDGDGDLDLYLVNAGGFRHKLPEAVNQLFQRKPDGSFSRVADPGALNQGGFGMGCAVGDIDNDGHPDLLVTNYGPNRLYRNRGDGSFEDVTEGAAIAGDDWSTSAAFFDYDRDGYLDLYIANYLLYDPTRKCHDQAGRREFCGPEAFLGVGDRLYRNQGDATFKDVTSSAGIGRVAGKGLGVMASDLNDDGWIDVYVANDGEANQLWINQGDGTFLDEALLRGVALNMFGRPEASMGVAVGDIDMDGDFDLFMTHLDRESNTFYLNLGQGEFEDRTAGSGLATPSLPFTGFGTIFLDFDQDADLDLFLVNGRVRLGSAVSRTPRPDGHIGPIWDDYAEPNLLFENQAGTFQDVSSRAGRLTSLREVSRSVMAGDLDDDGDLDLVVTNANGPARIFQNRHPGSGRWLQVRVLDPALKRDAIGAKVTVEMQGARLTREVTRSAGYLSSNPPVLHFGLGSAESFQSIQVRWPDGSRERFPGGRANRRIILNKAEGES, from the coding sequence GGACGCAATCTTCAAAGAAATCACCAAAGACACCGGACTCACCTTCCGCCACCAGGTGGCCCTTGAGGACGACTACTTCATGCCTCAGATCATCGGGTCGGGCGGAGCCCTTTTCGACTACGACGGCGACGGCGATCTCGACCTCTACCTGGTCAATGCCGGCGGCTTCCGGCACAAGCTGCCCGAGGCCGTCAACCAGCTCTTTCAACGCAAGCCGGACGGCAGCTTCAGCCGCGTGGCCGACCCCGGCGCGCTCAACCAAGGCGGCTTCGGCATGGGCTGCGCCGTGGGCGACATCGACAACGACGGCCATCCCGACTTGCTTGTCACCAATTACGGACCCAACCGGCTCTACCGAAACCGGGGAGACGGGAGTTTCGAAGACGTTACCGAAGGCGCCGCAATCGCTGGGGACGATTGGTCGACCTCGGCGGCCTTCTTCGATTACGACCGGGACGGGTACCTCGACCTCTACATTGCCAACTATCTGCTCTACGATCCCACCCGCAAGTGCCACGACCAAGCCGGGCGGCGGGAGTTCTGCGGTCCCGAGGCCTTTTTGGGGGTCGGCGACCGCCTCTACCGCAACCAGGGCGACGCAACCTTCAAGGACGTCACCTCCAGCGCCGGGATCGGGCGGGTGGCGGGCAAGGGCCTGGGAGTGATGGCCTCAGACCTCAACGACGACGGATGGATCGACGTCTATGTGGCCAACGACGGCGAAGCCAACCAGTTGTGGATCAACCAGGGCGACGGGACTTTTCTCGACGAAGCCCTGCTGCGGGGCGTGGCGCTGAACATGTTCGGCAGGCCGGAAGCCAGCATGGGCGTCGCCGTCGGCGACATCGACATGGACGGAGACTTCGACCTCTTCATGACCCACCTCGACCGCGAGAGCAACACCTTCTACCTCAACCTGGGCCAGGGAGAATTCGAAGACCGCACCGCCGGCTCCGGACTGGCCACCCCAAGCCTGCCCTTTACCGGATTCGGCACAATCTTTCTGGACTTCGACCAGGACGCCGACCTTGATCTCTTTCTCGTCAACGGACGCGTCCGCCTGGGCAGCGCCGTCTCCCGTACGCCTCGCCCCGATGGCCACATCGGACCCATCTGGGATGACTACGCTGAACCCAATCTGCTCTTCGAGAATCAGGCCGGGACCTTTCAAGACGTCTCTTCCAGAGCCGGACGGCTGACCTCGTTGCGGGAAGTCTCGCGTTCAGTGATGGCCGGAGACCTCGACGACGACGGAGACCTCGACCTGGTGGTGACCAACGCCAACGGCCCGGCCAGGATCTTCCAGAACCGCCATCCGGGATCCGGCAGGTGGCTCCAGGTCCGGGTCCTGGATCCGGCCCTCAAGCGCGACGCCATCGGCGCCAAAGTGACGGTGGAAATGCAAGGGGCCCGCCTGACCCGCGAGGTCACGCGCAGCGCCGGATACCTATCCAGCAATCCTCCCGTCCTCCACTTCGGACTCGGCTCTGCCGAGAGCTTCCAATCCATCCAGGTCCGCTGGCCCGACGGAAGCCGCGAACGCTTTCCAGGCGGACGCGCCAACCGCCGCATCATCCTCAACAAAGCAGAAGGAGAGTCTTGA